TTCGGACTCCGAAGTAGCGCACCTGACGAACAGCAAGATATTGCTCGTATCGAAGTACTGCGATGAATTTACCATCGACCGTATCACAACATACCTGAAGCTACTGTCGGATGACGTCGAGGTCATAGGCATTATCTTCAACAATACGAGGATGGAAAGGATCAACTTCGTGAGGGAGAAAGTCATCCCGTACTTCGAGAGAAAAGGCATCAAGGTGCTCGGAGTTATACCGACGAACAAGGCGCTCCAGACAGTCACGGCGAAAGAGATCGCCGAAGGCCTGAACGGACAGGTGCTCGCAGGCAGTAACAACCTGGACGTCACCGTTGATAACCTTGTAGTGGGCGCAATGGCCCCGGACAGCGCGATCAAGGTGTTCAGGAGAAAGCACAGCCGTGCCGTAATCACAGGCGGCGACCGTGCAGACCTTCAGATGGCTGCTCTCGAGGCACGCATGAGATGTATCGTTCTTTCGGGTAACCTCTACCCGCCCGCACCAGTGCTGGGCCGCGCGGAAGAGCTCGGTATACCGGTCATTCTCTGCCCGGACGACACGACCACAGTAGTGGATAAGATGGAGCAGCTGCTCCGCAGCGTCAGGGTCAAGAACGTCCAGAAGATCGACCTCATGAAGAACATGTTCGACGAGAACATCGACACTGAGAAATTAATGACCTCAA
The nucleotide sequence above comes from Methanooceanicella nereidis. Encoded proteins:
- a CDS encoding phosphotransacetylase family protein; the protein is MRSILVSSTELYSGKSALCMALAMKLKENELRVGYMKPVGNIIVDVNGELADDDALNMKRMLGLDESLDEISPILFTHQLLEDILEGKDKKLPEKLKKTFDSVSKDKDVMILEGAGDVSGSSVLGLSDSEVAHLTNSKILLVSKYCDEFTIDRITTYLKLLSDDVEVIGIIFNNTRMERINFVREKVIPYFERKGIKVLGVIPTNKALQTVTAKEIAEGLNGQVLAGSNNLDVTVDNLVVGAMAPDSAIKVFRRKHSRAVITGGDRADLQMAALEARMRCIVLSGNLYPPAPVLGRAEELGIPVILCPDDTTTVVDKMEQLLRSVRVKNVQKIDLMKNMFDENIDTEKLMTSIKE